A genomic segment from Actinoplanes sichuanensis encodes:
- a CDS encoding phosphotransferase, translated as MSDPIGKLAPHQRALLDTWLPGARVVRDHSWGIVETTVLELTHGDRRLILKAGGATDHHIARELRAHREWLTPWTSRGRASSLVHGDVDAKLLVTTYLPGELVTAVSPDVFRQAGELLAMLHDRPSGTDDYERRENAKCLRLLDGPHRIAPATVDRLRELITGWPAEPEPVVPTHGDWQPRNWLIHEGVVAVIDFGRAALRPAYTDLSRLAAQDFRDDPALETAFFEGYGSDPRTPGGWDRGRMREAIGTACWAYAQGIDDFEAQGHRMIAEALAENSSSDVSTG; from the coding sequence GTGTCTGACCCGATCGGCAAACTCGCGCCACACCAGCGGGCTCTGCTGGACACCTGGCTCCCCGGCGCGCGGGTGGTGCGCGACCACAGCTGGGGCATCGTGGAGACCACGGTTCTGGAGCTCACCCACGGTGACCGGCGGTTGATCCTGAAAGCCGGCGGCGCCACCGACCACCACATCGCCCGTGAGCTTCGCGCCCACCGCGAGTGGCTGACCCCGTGGACGAGCCGGGGCCGGGCGTCGTCTCTGGTGCACGGCGACGTCGACGCGAAACTACTGGTCACCACCTATCTGCCGGGTGAGCTGGTGACGGCGGTCAGCCCCGACGTCTTCCGTCAGGCCGGCGAGTTGCTGGCGATGCTGCACGACCGCCCGTCCGGCACCGACGACTACGAGCGCCGGGAGAACGCCAAGTGCCTGAGACTCCTGGACGGCCCGCACCGCATCGCCCCGGCCACGGTCGACCGGCTGCGCGAGCTGATCACCGGTTGGCCTGCCGAGCCCGAACCCGTCGTACCCACGCACGGTGACTGGCAGCCCCGCAACTGGCTGATCCACGAGGGCGTGGTCGCCGTCATCGACTTCGGCCGGGCCGCGCTGCGCCCCGCCTACACCGACCTGTCCCGGCTGGCGGCCCAGGACTTCCGCGACGATCCCGCTCTGGAGACGGCGTTCTTCGAGGGGTACGGGTCGGATCCGCGCACGCCCGGCGGATGGGATCGGGGCCGGATGCGGGAGGCGATCGGCACCGCCTGCTGGGCCTACGCGCAGGGCATCGACGACTTCGAGGCGCAGGGCCACCGGATGATCGCCGAGGCGCTCGCGGAAAATTCTTCGTCTGACGTGTCAACCGGCTGA
- a CDS encoding ABC transporter substrate-binding protein yields the protein MRRILVWTALAALMAGPLVACSSEGGQGEAQAPTGAGVDGVDDGSELTLWTRAPLELQAKALVDAYNKSHKNQVKLTIVPNDDYVAKVGAAAGSGDLPDLFAADIVYVPNWTEAGLFSDLTESIAKLPYADKINQGHLTAGTHEGKKYVLPFVLDLSVIFWNKALYKEAGLDPEKGPTTLDEFKQQALAVQNLKKADTYGTYFGGNCGGCNVFTWFPMVWASGEDVMDPEGKKSLLNGSASQKVYSTWRDLQTAGAIAPGSKDETGATWVAAFQEGKIGVMPYPATLLPTASKTVDVGVTGIPGVSGGQSTFVGGDGIGISKDAEKTQQAWNFMAWLMSEKAQVDVLAAGNSTVARTDLADNQYSAKDPRVATINKVAGLPTSKTPVAVNFQQAFNAPGSPWVTLLRNQVYGDASTLEKDNEAVTQVLGQ from the coding sequence GTGCGAAGAATCCTGGTGTGGACCGCGCTGGCGGCCCTGATGGCGGGCCCGCTCGTGGCCTGTTCGTCGGAGGGCGGCCAGGGTGAGGCGCAGGCACCCACCGGAGCCGGGGTGGACGGTGTCGACGACGGCTCCGAGTTGACGCTGTGGACCCGGGCTCCGCTCGAGCTTCAGGCCAAGGCCCTGGTCGACGCCTACAACAAGTCCCACAAGAACCAGGTCAAGCTGACCATCGTCCCCAACGACGACTACGTGGCCAAGGTCGGCGCCGCGGCCGGAAGCGGTGACCTGCCCGATCTGTTCGCGGCCGACATCGTCTACGTGCCGAACTGGACCGAGGCCGGGCTCTTCTCCGACCTCACCGAGAGCATCGCCAAGCTGCCGTACGCCGACAAGATCAACCAGGGGCACCTGACGGCCGGCACGCACGAGGGCAAGAAGTACGTGCTCCCGTTCGTCCTCGACCTGTCGGTGATCTTCTGGAACAAGGCGCTCTACAAGGAGGCCGGCCTCGACCCGGAGAAGGGCCCGACCACCCTCGACGAGTTCAAGCAGCAGGCCCTGGCCGTGCAGAACCTGAAGAAGGCGGACACCTACGGCACCTACTTCGGCGGCAACTGCGGTGGCTGCAACGTCTTCACCTGGTTCCCGATGGTCTGGGCCAGCGGCGAGGACGTGATGGACCCGGAGGGCAAGAAGTCGCTGCTCAACGGTTCCGCCTCGCAGAAGGTCTACAGCACCTGGCGTGACCTGCAGACGGCCGGCGCGATCGCACCCGGCTCGAAGGACGAGACCGGCGCCACCTGGGTCGCCGCGTTCCAGGAGGGCAAGATCGGCGTGATGCCGTACCCGGCGACCCTGCTGCCGACCGCGTCGAAGACGGTCGACGTCGGCGTGACCGGCATCCCGGGCGTCTCCGGCGGCCAGTCGACGTTCGTCGGCGGCGACGGCATCGGCATCTCCAAGGACGCCGAGAAGACCCAGCAGGCGTGGAACTTCATGGCCTGGCTGATGTCCGAGAAGGCACAGGTCGACGTGCTCGCCGCCGGCAACAGCACGGTCGCCCGGACCGACCTGGCCGACAACCAGTACTCGGCGAAGGACCCGCGGGTCGCCACCATCAACAAGGTCGCCGGCCTGCCGACCAGCAAGACCCCGGTCGCGGTCAACTTCCAGCAGGCGTTCAACGCGCCGGGCAGCCCGTGGGTCACCCTTCTCCGCAACCAGGTGTACGGCGACGCGTCCACCCTGGAGAAGGACAACGAAGCAGTCACCCAGGTTCTCGGCCAGTGA
- a CDS encoding carbohydrate ABC transporter permease → MIRTPQKVLTGGLALLFLFPLLWASVASVSPQAGSAQIDGWGLGNYRTLANYQAGIGQYLLNSTAVSLMTVAFTLFVSLLGGYAFAQFRFPGRDLLFLVTLAILMVPYATLLIPLYVLLNQLGLQDSLLGLALVLTMFQLPFATFMMRISFESVPKDLSESAQVDGCGTLRTLLYVLVPAVKPGLITVGLFAFLAAWNDFITPLVLISDSAKMPLPLAVANMRQQVMGIVDYGATEAGVVVLALPCVVLFLALQRHYVRGFMSGALKG, encoded by the coding sequence GTGATCCGTACCCCGCAGAAGGTTTTGACCGGCGGTCTCGCCCTGTTGTTCCTGTTCCCGCTGCTCTGGGCGAGTGTCGCGTCGGTGAGTCCGCAGGCGGGCTCGGCGCAGATCGACGGGTGGGGGTTGGGCAACTACCGGACTCTCGCGAACTACCAGGCCGGCATCGGTCAGTACCTGCTGAACTCGACCGCGGTGTCGCTGATGACGGTGGCGTTCACGCTGTTCGTGTCGCTGCTCGGCGGCTACGCGTTCGCCCAGTTCCGGTTTCCCGGCCGGGACCTGCTGTTCCTGGTCACGCTGGCGATCCTGATGGTGCCCTACGCGACCCTGTTGATCCCGCTCTACGTGTTGCTCAACCAGCTCGGCCTGCAGGACTCGCTGCTCGGCCTGGCACTGGTGCTCACCATGTTCCAGCTGCCGTTCGCGACGTTCATGATGCGGATCTCGTTCGAGTCGGTGCCCAAGGACCTGTCCGAGTCGGCGCAGGTCGACGGCTGCGGAACCCTGCGCACCCTGCTGTACGTGCTGGTCCCGGCGGTCAAACCGGGCCTGATCACGGTCGGCCTGTTCGCTTTCCTCGCCGCGTGGAACGACTTCATCACCCCGCTCGTGCTGATCAGCGACTCGGCGAAGATGCCGCTCCCGCTGGCCGTGGCGAACATGCGCCAGCAGGTGATGGGGATCGTCGACTACGGCGCGACCGAGGCCGGCGTGGTGGTGCTCGCGCTGCCCTGCGTCGTCCTGTTCCTCGCACTCCAACGGCACTACGTCCGCGGTTTCATGTCCGGCGCACTCAAGGGCTGA
- a CDS encoding carbohydrate ABC transporter permease, giving the protein MSVASRISVTERSGLVSRPAAARKRKLTGWAYAAPTALFVLIFFVTPILLVGRMSVSDWGLFAGNRGLNAPENFTDVAEYRLFWPAVWFTVKYTLVTTVILLGLALLLALIVQESSRWTGFLRTSFLVPSALGLASASLLFYALYSPQSSPFGFLGVSFLGTPTAALWSTVALIVWRFAGFYMLLLLVGLQGISADVYEAARLDGAGRWQTFRYVTLPLLRSSIALCTILCVTGSMLAFDQFYLLTKGGPDNSTLTIVQLIYNFAFFGGNDLGRAAALSIMLLAALLIANVLQFRGLRGKEG; this is encoded by the coding sequence GTGAGCGTGGCTTCACGGATCAGCGTCACCGAGCGGTCCGGCCTGGTCTCCAGGCCGGCCGCCGCCCGGAAGCGGAAGTTGACCGGCTGGGCGTACGCGGCACCGACCGCCCTGTTCGTGCTGATCTTCTTCGTGACGCCGATCCTGCTGGTGGGCCGGATGTCGGTGTCCGACTGGGGGCTGTTCGCCGGCAACCGCGGCCTGAACGCGCCGGAGAACTTCACCGACGTGGCCGAGTACCGGCTGTTCTGGCCCGCGGTCTGGTTCACCGTCAAGTACACCCTGGTCACCACGGTGATCCTGCTCGGCCTGGCCCTGCTGCTCGCCCTGATCGTGCAGGAGTCGAGCCGCTGGACCGGGTTCCTGCGCACCTCGTTCCTGGTGCCCAGCGCGCTCGGCCTGGCGTCGGCGTCGCTGCTGTTCTACGCCCTCTACTCACCGCAGAGCAGCCCGTTCGGGTTCCTCGGGGTGTCGTTCCTGGGCACCCCGACGGCGGCGCTGTGGTCGACGGTCGCGCTGATCGTGTGGCGGTTCGCCGGCTTCTACATGCTGCTGCTCCTGGTCGGGTTGCAGGGCATCTCAGCCGACGTGTACGAGGCGGCCCGGCTCGACGGCGCCGGCCGCTGGCAGACGTTCCGCTACGTCACGCTGCCGCTGCTGCGGTCGTCGATCGCGCTGTGCACGATCCTCTGCGTCACCGGGTCGATGCTCGCGTTCGACCAGTTCTACCTGCTCACCAAGGGTGGTCCGGACAACAGCACGCTGACCATCGTCCAGCTGATCTACAACTTCGCGTTCTTCGGCGGCAACGACCTGGGCCGCGCCGCCGCACTGTCGATCATGCTGCTGGCCGCCCTGCTCATCGCCAACGTCCTGCAGTTCCGGGGACTGCGCGGGAAAGAAGGGTGA
- a CDS encoding 2'-5' RNA ligase family protein, with protein MPHAIELFLDEQSDRRVRQIWTALDEHGVPSLGSRPGADYHPHVSLSVLEHDDPARIADALRPVLATATGLPLPLASLGFFLTDESVAFLGAIPSQRFLTLHRRVHEAVEPIAEDIRPYYRPDRLLPHCTLATGVTDRAAVLDVMSAFPLPILAVTESAQLVEVPGGHHRIALTPPGPPR; from the coding sequence GTGCCCCATGCGATCGAGCTCTTCCTGGACGAGCAGTCCGACCGGCGGGTCAGGCAGATCTGGACGGCCCTCGACGAGCACGGTGTCCCCTCGCTCGGCAGCCGCCCCGGCGCCGACTACCACCCGCACGTGAGCCTGTCCGTCCTCGAACACGACGACCCCGCGCGGATCGCCGACGCCCTGCGGCCGGTCCTCGCCACCGCCACCGGGCTCCCGCTGCCGCTGGCTAGCCTCGGCTTCTTCCTCACCGACGAGTCGGTGGCCTTCCTCGGCGCCATCCCCTCGCAGCGGTTCCTGACCCTGCACCGGCGGGTCCACGAAGCCGTCGAGCCCATCGCCGAGGACATCCGGCCCTACTATCGGCCCGACCGTCTCCTGCCGCACTGCACGCTCGCCACCGGGGTCACCGATCGGGCGGCAGTCCTCGACGTCATGTCGGCCTTCCCGCTCCCGATCCTCGCCGTGACCGAATCGGCTCAGCTCGTCGAGGTGCCGGGCGGCCACCACCGGATCGCGCTCACGCCTCCGGGGCCGCCCAGGTGA
- a CDS encoding SigE family RNA polymerase sigma factor, which translates to MRAGSDDEFTEYVTARIPVLRRLAYLLTGDGHRADDLVQQTITTLYVKWQRARAADNLDAYVRKMLVRTYVDEKRLAWARVGLFREAPESAPVADGGAEDRQVVRAALSRLPRRQQAVLVLRFYYDLPVDEVAAMLGCTSGTVKTHTSRGLATLRRLLGDSDAAAFQFAS; encoded by the coding sequence ATGAGGGCTGGCTCGGATGACGAGTTCACCGAATACGTCACGGCACGGATTCCCGTGCTGCGGCGTCTGGCGTATCTCCTGACCGGTGACGGTCATCGGGCCGACGATCTGGTCCAGCAGACGATCACGACGCTGTATGTGAAGTGGCAGCGGGCGAGGGCGGCCGACAACCTGGACGCCTACGTGCGCAAGATGCTGGTGCGCACCTATGTGGACGAGAAACGCCTGGCCTGGGCCCGGGTCGGCCTGTTCCGTGAGGCGCCGGAGTCCGCTCCGGTCGCCGACGGCGGAGCAGAGGACCGCCAGGTGGTACGCGCCGCGCTGTCCCGGTTACCCCGGCGCCAGCAGGCCGTCCTGGTGCTGCGCTTCTACTACGACCTGCCTGTCGACGAGGTCGCGGCCATGCTCGGCTGCACCTCCGGCACGGTCAAGACCCACACCTCACGTGGCCTGGCCACGCTCCGGCGCCTGCTCGGTGACTCCGACGCGGCCGCTTTCCAGTTCGCGAGCTGA